The genome window CTGTGCCTAGTTTGATGCGCGGGTCCAACCGGCTGTACAGGATGTCAGCCAGCAGGTTGGCAACGATCACGGAGATGGTGATGATCAGGAACACGCCCTGCATCACCGGATAATCCCGCTGCGTGATACTGCGCAGCAACACCAGCCCGATCCCCTGGTACACGAAGATGGACTCGATCAACAGGGAGCCGCCGACGATGAATCCGATGGCGATGGTCAGCTGGGTGAAGAGGGGAAGGGACGCGTTCCGCCCCACGTAGGCGAGGGTGATCCGCCTCTCGGGCAGACCTCGAGCCTTGGCGACCACCACGTAGTCCTCCCCCAGGGTGCTGATGGTGCTGCTCTTCATGGTCAGCATCCAGGTCCCGATGGTCGTGATGATGTACGTGACGATGGGGAGGGAGGCGTGATAGAGGGCGTCCTTGATGAAAGCCAGATTGAGGCCGGGCTGCATGCCCGGGGACATGGACCCGCGCATGGCGGCGATATCCACCAGCTTCCACTGCACACCCAGGAACACCACCAGCATCATGGCGATCAGGTAGTTGGGGACGGAGCTGAGCACGGAGGCCAGAGCGGAGAGGACGTGATCGATCAGCGACTCCCGGCGATACGCCATGACCATGCCCAGGATGATCCCCAAGGAGAAGCTGAAGAGCAGGCCCGTTCCCACGCTGAAGATCGTCCAGGGCAGGAATCGGACGATGATCGCGGAGACGGGTGTGCCCGCCGAGATGAGAGAAGTCCCCAGATCGCCATGCAGCAGGTTCTTGATGTAGCCCAGATACTGGATATAGAGCGGCGCGTCGAGGTCGATGGAGAACAGAGCCGCCGCCTGGTTCTTCGCCTCATCGTAGGGAATGCCATACTGCTCGATGAGGCTGTTGATGT of Chloroflexota bacterium contains these proteins:
- a CDS encoding ABC transporter permease, whose protein sequence is MWSRIIRNFWVRRGAKALFTVFVVVSLTFFLVRLMPANPVEVYINSLIEQYGIPYDEAKNQAAALFSIDLDAPLYIQYLGYIKNLLHGDLGTSLISAGTPVSAIIVRFLPWTIFSVGTGLLFSFSLGIILGMVMAYRRESLIDHVLSALASVLSSVPNYLIAMMLVVFLGVQWKLVDIAAMRGSMSPGMQPGLNLAFIKDALYHASLPIVTYIITTIGTWMLTMKSSTISTLGEDYVVVAKARGLPERRITLAYVGRNASLPLFTQLTIAIGFIVGGSLLIESIFVYQGIGLVLLRSITQRDYPVMQGVFLIITISVIVANLLADILYSRLDPRIKLGTGE